One Kineococcus radiotolerans SRS30216 = ATCC BAA-149 DNA window includes the following coding sequences:
- a CDS encoding phosphatidylglycerol lysyltransferase domain-containing protein encodes MRRSPSLVARAATAITLLYSAFGVMSILLALTPAVRAVAEQVDFERNAWVYVLGWPSFGYGTLLLLLARSLRKRKRAAWRVLAAVVTLNTLGAVALVLTYRNAQAWAVLAVFVLLLAVVLYAQPAFTVLGDPKNLRAAVRVLAVLLGVCLLLGSTLVTVLDASHAGYLQHLAYTFTAALTSVELFEPGPLTLQLPHWVGVLLNTIGTLALLGAGWALFGPRRDQRAHTAADDAALRRLLATAGPQDSLGYFALRPDKSLVFSASGKAAIAYRTIGDVCLASGDPLGHSSAWPEVIEAWRMLLREHGWIPAVLGASERGAQAYATAGLDALELGDEAVVDTTTFSLEGRAVRSLRQAVNRVARTGMSVRLRRQGDVAPAELVRLAELAEHWRAGEVERGFSMALGRVGEPGDDDLLIAECLDAQGRSCALLTFVPWGRDGLSLDLMRRDRDVELNGLTEFAVTSVLTHAPELGVQRVSLNFAVFRTAFDRGGRLGAGPVLRLWRRVLTFGSRWWQLESLYRANVKYQPQWTPRFLCFASARDVPKIGIAAARAEGFLPSKLPG; translated from the coding sequence ATGAGGCGTTCGCCGTCACTGGTCGCCCGGGCTGCCACAGCCATCACGCTGCTCTACTCCGCCTTCGGCGTCATGTCGATCTTGCTGGCCTTGACCCCGGCGGTGCGCGCTGTGGCCGAGCAGGTCGACTTCGAGCGCAACGCGTGGGTCTACGTCCTGGGCTGGCCCAGCTTCGGATACGGCACCCTCCTGCTGCTGCTGGCCCGCTCCCTGCGCAAGCGCAAGCGGGCCGCCTGGCGGGTCCTGGCCGCCGTCGTCACCCTCAACACCCTCGGCGCCGTGGCCCTGGTGCTCACCTACCGCAACGCCCAGGCGTGGGCGGTGCTGGCCGTCTTCGTCCTGCTGCTGGCGGTGGTGCTCTACGCCCAGCCCGCGTTCACCGTACTGGGGGACCCGAAGAACCTGCGTGCGGCGGTGAGGGTGCTGGCGGTGCTGCTGGGGGTGTGCCTGCTGCTGGGCAGCACGCTCGTGACGGTCCTGGACGCCTCCCACGCCGGGTACCTGCAGCACCTGGCCTACACCTTCACCGCCGCGCTGACCTCGGTGGAGCTGTTCGAACCCGGACCGCTCACGCTGCAGTTGCCGCACTGGGTCGGTGTGCTGCTCAACACCATCGGCACCCTCGCCCTGCTGGGAGCCGGCTGGGCCCTGTTCGGGCCCCGCCGCGATCAGCGCGCCCACACCGCGGCCGACGACGCCGCCCTGCGCCGGCTGCTGGCTACGGCCGGCCCCCAAGACTCCCTGGGCTACTTCGCCCTGCGCCCGGACAAGTCGCTCGTCTTCTCCGCCAGCGGCAAGGCGGCCATCGCCTACCGCACCATCGGCGACGTCTGCTTGGCCAGCGGTGACCCGCTGGGGCACTCCTCGGCCTGGCCGGAGGTCATCGAGGCGTGGAGGATGCTGCTGCGCGAGCACGGCTGGATCCCCGCCGTCCTGGGCGCCTCCGAACGCGGCGCCCAGGCCTACGCCACCGCGGGCCTAGACGCCCTGGAACTGGGCGATGAAGCAGTAGTGGACACCACCACCTTCTCCCTGGAAGGCCGCGCGGTGCGCAGCCTGCGCCAGGCCGTCAACCGCGTCGCCCGCACGGGGATGAGCGTCCGGCTGCGCCGGCAAGGTGACGTAGCCCCCGCTGAGCTGGTTCGGCTGGCCGAGCTCGCCGAGCACTGGCGAGCCGGTGAGGTCGAGCGGGGCTTCTCCATGGCGTTGGGCCGGGTGGGCGAGCCCGGTGACGACGACCTGCTGATCGCCGAGTGCCTCGACGCGCAGGGTCGTAGCTGCGCCTTGCTGACCTTCGTGCCCTGGGGGAGGGACGGCTTGTCGCTGGATCTGATGCGCCGGGACCGTGACGTGGAGCTCAACGGCCTGACCGAGTTCGCCGTGACCTCGGTCCTGACCCATGCCCCAGAACTCGGCGTCCAGCGAGTGTCGCTGAACTTCGCCGTTTTCCGCACCGCCTTCGACCGCGGTGGCCGGCTAGGCGCCGGCCCCGTCCTGCGGCTGTGGCGGCGAGTGCTCACCTTCGGGTCCCGGTGGTGGCAGCTGGAGTCCCTGTACCGGGCCAACGTGAAGTACCAGCCGCAGTGGACCCCCCGCTTCCTGTGCTTCGCCAGTGCCCGCGACGTCCCCAAGATCGGCATTGCCGCGGCCCGCGCGGAAGGCTTCCTCCCCTCCAAGCTACCCGGCTGA
- a CDS encoding flavin monoamine oxidase family protein, whose amino-acid sequence MSSAITRSVDRSVDVVVVGAGLAGLAAADQLVQAGHDVVIVEGRDRIGGRIHTTEVAGVPVDAGATWVGPHHTEVRDLASRLGVQLVPQFHTGKGLLSFNGRRRVESATAMAPWVVLDLTRILGALQKLADSLSVEAPWKHPDAEKLDSVSLGEWLTSKLALKGTRKFVNMISLVHWGAPVGDVSLFNVLRYIKTLGSLDIMLSVEGGDQQDRILGTAHGLVSRYAEAVDAPILLNSPVQRITTAAERVTVHTAEGMIEARYVIMTASPMHRAQIEFSPALPEQHYGLSRSWRLGSLSKAFVAYDRPFWRSEGLSAESVSDDDTVFLTFDVSPSPEGPGILMVFCDGRRFDGFEEPERRRRVLEQVVHLYGERARHPLDYTDFSWGNDSFAAGGPNPAVAPKAWTSFGRYLREPVGLVHWAGSETADAFSGTMNGALLSGQRAAREVTTRLATEAATSQ is encoded by the coding sequence ATGAGCAGTGCCATCACCCGATCCGTCGACCGATCTGTCGACGTCGTCGTCGTGGGCGCCGGCCTCGCCGGTTTGGCCGCCGCCGACCAGCTCGTTCAGGCCGGCCACGACGTCGTCATCGTCGAGGGTCGTGACCGTATCGGCGGCCGGATCCACACCACCGAGGTCGCCGGCGTCCCCGTCGACGCCGGCGCGACCTGGGTCGGCCCGCACCACACCGAAGTGCGCGACCTCGCCAGCCGGCTCGGCGTCCAACTCGTGCCCCAGTTCCACACGGGCAAAGGATTGCTGTCCTTCAACGGGCGCCGCCGCGTCGAAAGCGCCACAGCCATGGCGCCGTGGGTTGTGCTCGACCTGACGCGGATCCTGGGCGCCCTGCAGAAGCTGGCCGACAGCCTGTCCGTCGAGGCGCCCTGGAAGCACCCGGATGCCGAGAAGCTGGACTCGGTATCCCTGGGGGAGTGGCTGACGTCCAAGCTGGCGCTCAAGGGCACCCGAAAGTTCGTGAACATGATCAGCCTGGTGCATTGGGGGGCGCCGGTCGGCGACGTCTCCCTGTTCAACGTGCTGCGCTACATCAAGACCCTCGGCAGTCTCGACATCATGCTCAGCGTCGAGGGCGGTGACCAGCAGGACCGCATCCTCGGCACAGCCCACGGACTGGTCAGCCGTTACGCCGAGGCCGTGGACGCGCCGATCCTGCTCAACTCCCCGGTGCAGCGCATCACCACCGCCGCAGAGCGCGTCACGGTCCACACCGCCGAGGGCATGATCGAGGCCCGCTACGTGATCATGACCGCTTCACCCATGCACCGCGCCCAGATCGAGTTCTCCCCGGCGCTGCCCGAGCAGCACTACGGCCTGTCCCGCAGTTGGCGGCTAGGTTCGCTGAGCAAGGCGTTCGTCGCCTACGACCGCCCCTTCTGGCGCAGCGAGGGCCTCTCGGCAGAGTCCGTCTCCGATGACGACACCGTCTTCCTCACCTTCGACGTCAGCCCTTCGCCCGAGGGTCCTGGGATTCTCATGGTCTTCTGCGACGGGCGCCGGTTCGACGGTTTCGAGGAGCCCGAACGGCGCCGTCGCGTCCTCGAGCAGGTCGTCCACCTGTACGGGGAGCGAGCCCGGCACCCCCTCGACTACACCGACTTCTCCTGGGGCAATGACTCCTTCGCTGCCGGTGGACCCAACCCCGCGGTCGCGCCGAAGGCGTGGACCTCCTTCGGGCGGTACCTGCGCGAGCCGGTCGGACTGGTGCACTGGGCCGGCAGCGAGACTGCCGACGCCTTCAGCGGAACCATGAACGGCGCCCTCCTGTCGGGACAGCGCGCAGCACGCGAGGTCACCACCCGGCTGGCGACGGAGGCAGCCACCAGCCAGTGA
- a CDS encoding cation:proton antiporter, producing the protein MTLTLAMIAGAIIVRSLLARVLDRWLAGPATAMLVMGALAPLLTSGSAVEALNTTVAQHVVEVVLALLLFSDATMVRGGRLFGSHPRLLARVLLLAMPLSIGLTVALGVPLLGGPGAQGGLTWPVLLVIACIVVPTDFAAAERLLKHTRLSSRVRTTLNLESGYNDALISPLFLFAIALAVGPRGQEDPLGGLATALPYALKALVVGVVVGAALAGGLHAAAARGWVDASARRMLVLMAPLLTYAVTLAWNGNGFVASFVAGAVFANVHRVVAALAARTRPDGERQQLLLTREEDFRFLHDVTGLAVMAVWFLVGSACVLAFAGGVPWPVLLFTLVALTLVRLLPVWVGTARSGMPGRERVLLGVLGARGTTSIVFGLLAYNSLTGVVADTVLLITVLTLLGSVLLHGPLANPLIQRLTRAPRPASPAASPAASPAASEAAAQDGPSQDGPSQDPRH; encoded by the coding sequence GTGACGCTGACCCTGGCGATGATCGCGGGCGCGATCATCGTGCGCTCGCTGCTGGCGCGAGTGCTGGACCGCTGGCTGGCCGGCCCCGCGACGGCGATGCTGGTGATGGGGGCACTGGCGCCGCTGCTGACGTCAGGCTCGGCCGTCGAGGCGCTGAACACCACCGTGGCTCAGCACGTGGTCGAAGTCGTCTTGGCGCTGCTGCTGTTCTCCGACGCCACGATGGTGCGCGGGGGACGACTCTTCGGGTCTCATCCCCGACTGCTGGCACGGGTCCTGCTGCTGGCGATGCCCCTGAGCATCGGACTGACGGTGGCCTTGGGTGTGCCTCTGCTCGGCGGCCCTGGGGCCCAGGGCGGCTTGACGTGGCCGGTCCTGCTGGTGATCGCCTGCATCGTGGTCCCCACCGACTTCGCCGCCGCCGAACGTCTGCTGAAGCACACGCGGCTGAGCAGCCGGGTGCGGACGACACTGAACCTGGAGAGCGGCTACAACGACGCTCTTATCTCCCCGCTGTTCCTCTTCGCGATCGCCCTGGCCGTTGGACCGCGCGGTCAGGAGGACCCTCTCGGTGGGCTGGCCACCGCGCTGCCGTACGCCCTGAAGGCTCTGGTGGTGGGGGTGGTCGTCGGCGCCGCGTTGGCTGGCGGCTTGCACGCGGCCGCCGCCCGCGGCTGGGTGGACGCCTCGGCGCGGCGGATGTTGGTGCTGATGGCCCCGCTGCTGACGTACGCCGTGACGCTGGCCTGGAACGGCAACGGCTTCGTCGCCTCCTTCGTGGCCGGGGCCGTCTTCGCCAACGTGCACCGCGTCGTAGCAGCCCTGGCCGCTAGGACACGGCCAGACGGCGAGCGCCAGCAGCTCCTGCTCACCCGGGAGGAGGACTTCCGTTTCCTGCACGACGTGACCGGCTTGGCGGTGATGGCGGTGTGGTTCCTGGTGGGCAGCGCCTGCGTGCTCGCCTTCGCCGGGGGCGTGCCGTGGCCGGTGCTGCTCTTCACGCTGGTGGCCCTGACGCTCGTGCGTCTGCTGCCGGTGTGGGTCGGCACCGCGCGCTCTGGGATGCCGGGTCGTGAACGGGTGCTGCTGGGGGTGCTGGGGGCGCGAGGGACGACGTCCATCGTCTTCGGTCTGCTGGCCTACAACTCCTTGACCGGGGTGGTGGCCGACACCGTCTTGCTCATCACGGTGCTGACCCTGCTGGGCAGCGTGCTCCTGCACGGCCCCCTGGCGAACCCCCTCATCCAGCGCCTGACCCGAGCGCCGCGACCCGCCTCACCCGCCGCCTCACCCGCCGCCTCACCCGCCGCCTCGGAGGCCGCCGCTCAGGACGGCCCCAGCCAGGACGGCCCCAGCCAGGACCCCAGACACTGA
- a CDS encoding MFS transporter: MTTTPPAGPTGPTGTAGPTGVIGVTTGAGPARAGKRAWLALIVLTLAVVLLAVDGTVLALAIPALTADLNPSGTQILWTGDIYSFMIAGLLVTMGNVADRVGRKRLLLIGSVGFGLSSTLGAFAPNPELLIAARAFLGFFGAMIMPSTLSILRNLFDDPRQRATAVAVWAAGATGGAAIGPLIGGALLEHFWWGSVFLLNVPVMLIVLIAGIALLPESRNPAGNRIDLPSAALSVLTIVPIVYAIKHLAGSGFDASVVLTAVIGLIAGAVFVRRQRRLTHPLVDVSLFKVPAFAGAVAAETIAIFAFIGLLFFFSQYLQLVRGLSPLQAGLIELPATLASMAVIAIAGFVLGRFGRGRAIAIGMLTSALGLGLLAAAEGVSGYLLLCVAIAVCGLGAGLSTTLATDAVVSAVPKERAGAASSVSETAYELGVALGIAVLGSLQVALYRANLEGSGALPATLPDGLRTAIEDSLAGAAAALGRGSLDTTAATGIMAAAQHAFTEAMQVTSVIAALLLVVSAIVAWRTIPSPLGKDTAR, encoded by the coding sequence GTGACCACGACTCCTCCCGCCGGCCCCACCGGCCCGACTGGCACTGCCGGCCCCACCGGCGTCATCGGCGTCACCACCGGCGCCGGTCCCGCCCGCGCCGGCAAGCGCGCCTGGCTGGCCCTGATCGTCCTCACTCTGGCCGTGGTGCTCCTCGCCGTCGACGGCACCGTCCTGGCCTTGGCCATCCCCGCCTTGACCGCTGACCTGAACCCCAGCGGCACCCAGATCCTGTGGACCGGCGACATCTACTCCTTCATGATCGCCGGACTGCTGGTGACGATGGGCAACGTCGCCGACCGCGTCGGGCGCAAACGCCTGCTGCTCATCGGCAGCGTCGGCTTCGGCCTCAGCTCCACCCTGGGTGCCTTCGCCCCCAACCCCGAACTGCTCATCGCCGCCCGCGCCTTCCTCGGCTTCTTCGGCGCGATGATCATGCCCTCGACCCTGTCGATCCTGCGCAACCTCTTCGATGACCCCCGCCAGCGCGCCACCGCCGTCGCGGTCTGGGCCGCCGGCGCCACCGGCGGCGCGGCCATCGGCCCCCTCATCGGTGGGGCACTGCTGGAGCACTTCTGGTGGGGCTCGGTCTTCTTGCTCAACGTCCCCGTCATGCTCATCGTCCTGATCGCCGGTATCGCCCTGCTGCCCGAATCGCGCAACCCGGCCGGCAACCGCATCGACTTGCCCTCCGCGGCCCTGTCGGTGCTGACCATCGTCCCGATCGTCTACGCCATCAAGCACCTGGCCGGCAGCGGCTTCGACGCCTCCGTCGTGCTCACCGCCGTCATCGGCCTGATCGCCGGTGCGGTGTTCGTGCGCCGTCAGCGGCGCCTGACCCACCCGCTGGTCGACGTCTCGCTGTTCAAGGTGCCCGCCTTCGCCGGGGCCGTCGCCGCCGAGACCATCGCGATCTTCGCCTTCATCGGGCTGCTGTTCTTCTTCTCCCAGTACCTGCAGCTGGTCCGGGGCCTGAGCCCTCTGCAGGCCGGGCTGATCGAACTGCCCGCCACGCTGGCCTCGATGGCCGTGATCGCCATCGCCGGCTTCGTCCTGGGCCGCTTCGGGCGTGGGCGGGCCATCGCGATCGGCATGCTCACCTCCGCCCTCGGCCTGGGCCTGCTGGCCGCCGCCGAAGGCGTCTCCGGGTACCTGCTGCTGTGCGTGGCCATCGCCGTCTGCGGTCTGGGCGCGGGCCTGTCCACCACCCTGGCCACCGACGCCGTGGTCAGCGCCGTCCCCAAGGAACGCGCCGGCGCGGCGTCCTCGGTCTCAGAAACCGCCTACGAGCTCGGCGTGGCCCTGGGCATCGCCGTCCTGGGCTCGCTCCAGGTCGCCCTCTACCGCGCCAACCTCGAAGGCTCCGGTGCGCTGCCCGCGACGCTGCCCGATGGCCTGCGGACCGCGATCGAAGACTCCCTCGCCGGAGCAGCCGCCGCCCTGGGGCGTGGCTCACTGGACACCACCGCCGCGACTGGCATCATGGCCGCCGCCCAGCACGCCTTCACCGAGGCCATGCAGGTCACCTCCGTGATCGCGGCGCTGCTGCTGGTCGTGTCCGCAATCGTCGCCTGGCGCACCATCCCCTCCCCGCTCGGAAAGGACACCGCACGATGA
- a CDS encoding DedA family protein, whose protein sequence is MGDLLSPDRLLTTFGAFGIFVVLFAETGLLIGFFLPGDTLLIAAGLLAATPVTAAVHLDLGAVLVGAVAGALIGAQVGYHIGRRFGPGLLQRPEGSRIGAGMRRSQDLLERFGPGKAIVLARFVPVARTLMNPLAGATGVPARRFLLWQAAGGVLWTVGIILLGYFLGATVPNIEVYLIPALILITVASVLPLVVRSMRQRRTTERQQANTDQTDVLS, encoded by the coding sequence ATGGGTGATCTGCTCTCCCCGGACCGGTTGCTGACCACCTTCGGCGCCTTCGGCATCTTTGTCGTCCTCTTCGCCGAGACGGGCCTGCTCATCGGCTTCTTCCTGCCCGGGGACACCTTGTTGATCGCGGCCGGTCTGCTGGCCGCGACCCCGGTCACCGCTGCGGTGCACCTGGATCTGGGGGCGGTGCTGGTGGGGGCGGTCGCCGGGGCCCTGATCGGCGCGCAAGTCGGTTACCACATCGGGCGCCGGTTCGGTCCCGGGTTGCTGCAGCGACCGGAGGGTTCACGCATCGGCGCGGGCATGCGCCGCTCTCAGGACCTGCTGGAGCGTTTCGGTCCGGGCAAGGCCATCGTGCTGGCCCGGTTCGTCCCTGTGGCCCGCACCCTGATGAACCCCCTGGCCGGAGCCACCGGTGTGCCGGCGCGCCGGTTCCTGCTGTGGCAGGCAGCCGGCGGGGTGCTGTGGACCGTAGGCATCATCCTGCTCGGCTACTTCCTCGGTGCCACCGTCCCGAACATCGAGGTCTACCTCATCCCGGCCTTGATCCTCATCACCGTAGCCAGCGTGTTGCCCCTGGTTGTGCGCTCGATGCGGCAACGCCGCACCACCGAGAGGCAGCAGGCGAACACCGACCAGACCGACGTCCTCAGCTGA